TAAACATTCCTTTGCCCCATGCACTCCTGCACACATCTGGGAATCTCCCTCCTACCCACTGTTGAAAAatgaccataagcttggcatCTGAAACACCGTATTGGCTTCTGCAGCTCTCACTGAATACCTGCCATGTTTTAACATGGCTTTATCAGGTAAAGACTGCTTCAAAAAGGACAATGTCTTCCCAGTTTCACCACCAGGTCTGCGTCTCACCAAACGGCAGGCGTCACAGACACAACGCATTGTCAGTTTCAGTTACTCCACCTCAGTAATCCCTCCTTTCAAAAGGAGCCCTGCTCCAGAGAGCAAAGCAAGTCACAGATCTTGTGCCTCTGTTCATCTCCCCCCGTGCCATCTCTCCTATAAGCCAACCTTAGGGAAGCTTgaccttcacacagcctgtccgcACGCTCGGAGGTATCCACATGTTCCTAAAGCACACCAATGCCcctttttgtgggggggggggtcattttcCCAGTTAAAGTTGCACTGTAGCAGAGGAAGGAGTCTGCTTCTGCTGCAGTGTTCATAGTAAAATATTACACGTTGTGGCGATGCTTCACCTATCAGCATATCTGTAACAACTGAAATACCAAACAGATGTCTTTAGCAATATGTTCAAATTCACAATACTAATTTATATAGTCAGTGAAATACACAATGTTTGAGTCACATTGACTAAACTCTTTCTAGCAAATAACAGGATGACTCAtcccagatgtgtgtgtgtgagagagagagtgcgtgGGAGCGAGCTAATGATAGACTACTCATCTAAAGCCTAACACATTCTTGTGGCTCACAGATGACCCGGGTACAAACCCAGTCTTCCACATGAGCATACaaatatagtgccttcagaaaatgttCCTACCCCTTGATTTAATccacttttatttttttaatttttttaccttttatttaactaggcagttaagaacacattcctattttcgatgactgcctaggaacagtgggttaactgccttgttcaggggcagaacgacagatgtttaccttgtcagctcgggggttcaatcttgcaacctttctgttactagtccaacgctctaaccactaggctacctcccgcccCCAGCCTGATTTCAAAATGCATTCCAAAAAAATGAccccacccatctacacacaatactctacaatgacaaagtgaaaacatgtttttagaatttttttcaaatgtatcaaaaattaaatacagaaatagctCATTTACATGATTCTtcacacacctgagtcaatactttatagaagctcctttggcagcaatgacagctgtgagtctttctgggtaagtctaagagctgtgagtcttcctgggtaagtctaagagctgtgagtcttcctgggtaagtctatgagctgtgagtctttctgggtaaatctaagagctgtgagtcttcctgggtaaatctaagagctgtgagtcttcctgggtaagtctatgagctgtgagtcttcctgggtaagtctatgagctgtgagtcttcctgggtaagtctatgagctgtgagtctttctgggtaagtctaagagctgtgagtcttcctgggtaagtctatgagctgtgagtctttctgggtaagtctaagagctgtgagtatttctgggtaagtctaagagctgtgagtcttcctgggtaagtctaagagctgtgagtcttcctgggtaagtctaagagctgtgagtcttcctgggtaagcGCCTCACAATATCACACATAACATAGCCTGCACTGCTATCATCCTGTCATAttggacatacagtgcattcggaaagaattcagacgcctcaactttttacacatttggttacgttacagcctcattctaaaatagaTCAAATATATGTTttcccctcaccaatctacacacaatacaatataatgacaaagctaaacttttttttctttttacaaaaatgcacatttacataattattcagcccctttagtcagtactttgttgaaacacctttggcagcgattacaacctggggtcttcttgggtatgatgctacaagcgtgttcttggggaccttcaatgccgcagaaatgttttgatctgtgcctcgacccaATCCAGTCTTGGTGCTCTAgggacaattccttctacctcatcgcttggtttttgctctgacgtgtactgtcaactgtgggacctagacaggtgtgtgcctttccaaatcatttccaatcaattgaattgaacacaggtggactccaagttgtagaaacagctcaaggatgttcaatggaaacaggatgcacctgagctcaatttcaaatctcatagcaaatggtccaAATAcctttgtaaataaggtatgttttttttaaatatatggggtgttgtgtgtagattgatgaggaaatgttttaatttaatcaattttagaataaggctgtaacgaaatgtggaaaaagtcaatgggtctgtaTACattacaaatgcactgtatatattgcACCATACATCATTTCCTGTACATTGTCGCAGTAATGCAGTACGTGTTACATATTGGACATGCATATTGTaacatatacaattatctgtacaaAGCAGATTAGTTAGAACAAAATCTAGGTTATAGGAAGTGTTGCTGGACTTCTACTATGGTCAAATAGCTTAAGGTGGGGTGCCTGGACACTATGTGTCACGTATACCCTCACCGgcgctctaggtcaccaggcttcTGATTATTGCTCTCACCTTTCACCATCGTTATGCGCACCAACGCCTCACTCAACTGGACTTCTTCACCTTCTTGATAACCTTCCCTATAATCTgtcactcccattggttccttccccaggcctTATTTACTCTGTTTCCCAGGCCTTATTTACTCTGTTTGTGTTTAATGTCTGTACGCTTTTCGTGTTTTCGTTAATGTATTTATTAAAtgattcactccctgtacttgcgtCCCAATTCCCAGCGTACACGTTACAATATGGCACTGTACAGGAAAAACGATGTATTGTTTGTGTCCGTAAAAACAGGGTCCAGTCTGCACTTTTGTACTGTCGCAATAACCCTGCTGAATTACTAATTCAGGACAATATCTTTATTACGAAACAATAAATTAACTATTTTAGACGGGCATACCTGTAAATGACCTACATTATCCTAATGATGAGAATGCTACAGACTTTATACGTTTAAATATGTCAGTCTTACGTGCCAAAACGTGCATCAGGTCAAGTGTTTTGCTAGACTAATAAAATATGAGGCAGTAGCCTAGTATGATCATGTTCCTACAGGCTACTATCACCACAATCATCCAATATATTTTCTTCtttaaatgacgtggaaacaatgttgattcacaACCTGATTCAACCAGGCTATGCCCAGTAGGTTCACTCAGCCCATGAGATGAATAGGATAATGCATATCATTTGAAAATGTTGTTTTAATATCGATGATCAATTTCACAAAAGTTATTGATTAATTCACTGATGAAtaaagttttttaaatatttttaattTTAACCAAATTGTATCTTCATTTTTTGAATAAACGTATTGTTTGTTTGTAGAATGAGCAGAGATGCTCCTCAGAGTGTAAACTTTGTGGATTTGGAAACTACAAGTGCTCTCGGGTACAATGGACCCCACTTTTACTGTGACAATGTACAGGAAATTGTGTATGGTGCAATATATATGTGcaatttggagaaaaaaaaacgaCTGGATTTAAGCCGATTGACCACTCTTTAAGGGCCGCAAAATGAGCAGTGCCGCTCCTCTAGGTGTAAACTGCGGATTTGGGATTTTAGGCAACGCATCTATTCAGAAAGATGCCAGAAGTGGATGATGAAGTGGATTCTAATGGCGGTAGAATCAAGGATCATTGGAATATTGTCAAAAAGAAAGGAAAACAGAGAAAAGTAGagtacagtgatgataatgtcaCTTCATATCTTGTAGGAGTACGGTTTGTAAATGAGGAGCAGATGATCGAATTACTGATCTTGAAGAATCCATTTGAGATATCCATACTGGTGGACAGAGTGCTGGGTAGAGTGAAGGGTGTTAGGATCAAGAGAGTCGGGCTGGTTTAGATTTGTTTTGCTTCTGAGGATCAGAAGAAACGTGTGTTTCGTCTCATCCGATTTGATAAGTTTGAAGTGTCGTGTGTGTCTCAGAAGCAGGGCACTCCTCAGGGGGGTTATATCTGGAGTCTCATGGGAAGTAGATGTTGAAGAGATGAAAAATATTCCTGGAGTGAAGAgtatctgttttttttgtttttggtaTGGAGTCTCTCCCTACTCAAATGCAGTTAATAAGGTATATTAACTACAGAGTCAGAGCATTTATCTTAAGACCAATGCAGTGTGATATTTGTAAAGATTTTGGTCATATTTCaaaagggagaagggagaagccGAGATGTCCaacttgtggaaaagatcatATTATGTGTTATGAAAGTGACATGTTGCAATTGTGGTGGGAAAGAAGAAGCCACATTTTTCAAATGCCCCACAAGGGTGAAAGAGAATGAGGTGGCCAAAGTCTATCCAGAGCATATCATATGCAGCAGCTGTTAAAGGGATTGAGGGTGTGAATAGTGCACTTGACCAGTCCATGGTGGTGTAGGCCTTCACAAGCAGGATCCTGACATTTTAAAGGTTAGGGTGGACTTTATAGCTATGGTGATAAATGCTCCTGCCAAGGTGGTGAGAAGGTCCAGGTAGATAGATATCATTGTGAGAGCGGATCCTGGGGCTGAAAGACTTCTCTGCGAAGGACTTACATGGAATATTATCACAAGCCGTAGAGCCTGAGAAGGGAGATATGGAGAATTGAAAGAAGGAAGAGATTGGAGTTTTGTTTTGTCAATGTACTATTGCTATTTGGGTGGATAAAGTTAGTTTCACTATCACGTATGGatattctttttctttttttaccttGTTTTAGTTTCAAACCGTCCAGTCGGTGGCGGCAATACGCCTTTTGGGGTTGTAGTCCAGCATAAAACCCACAGAACTGTGGATTTGGAAACTAGAAGTGACACAAGGTACTGAAAATGGTGTAGGATGGAATATGCATGTCCAACATGAAAAAAACTACTGGATTTAAACTGATTGGCCGCAAAATGCGCAGTGACGGTCCTCTGGGTCTAAACGTTGTGGATTTGGAACCTAGAAATACTGCTGAGTATAATGACTCACATTTTACAGTGTCACAACATACTGTGCATTTACAACGCATACAGGAAGGAAATCTTGTTTTTAAAAAATTCAAAAAATTCGTGACCCGGAAGTACTTCGTTATTCTTACCTGTTTCACAGCGGTCGTTTTGGTTTATGTTGCAGCTCGGCAAGAACAGAGTGCAAGATCCACCTTATAACTCAGTGGGTCCACCACAGCGATTGGTTTTTAGGAGAAATGCTTCTGACTCGCTGCCAAACATACTGCTAGAAAACTCCTCCTCTGTCGCCACCCCTTTGACCAGCCCCCACGATTCTCTCCAACTGAGTCCAAAAGCGAACGTTAGCTACTAAGCTAACCAAACTGGCAGTTTCACCCATGTCCTATAAGGAAGGGTTGAGTTCAACGATCACGGATTGGCTTTTCTTCAATTCCTGGTGGCTCCTTTTGCCTTTTATCATGCTTCTAGTCGTTGCTGCATTCATCGTTGCATTCGTGTTGCTGTTGTATATGATATCCCCTTTGATTAGCCCAAAACCTCTCAAATTAAATGGGGCCCACGTCGTCGTGGTAAGTGACCATTGCACGGTAGGTGTTGCAGGTGAATACATTTCCTAAGAAACTGCGCGTGCACACAACAGATAGCTGTACACCTACAATGAATTGACATTTAGTAACACACCAGTTCTCTAGTGAAAACTAGTATTTTAATACTGGCATCTGTGGTTTGCATCTGTAGGTAGTCAAAGCTAGTCAAAACCAGGACATTTGTGTAAAAGAAACACATGTACTAACTTGCAAAAGTCACATTTATAATGAAGCATTAAGGCACGAGAGGGtatagtatattggccatataacacAGCCCCCCCGAGGTGCctaattgctattataaactggttaccagcgTAACTAGAGCAGTAAAAAATACATGCACTGTCATACCCATTGTaaaacagtctgatataccacagctgtcagcatTCAGGGTTCAAACCAGCCAGTTTATAATTACCTATATATGTTGGACTTTGACCCCCGGGGCACAGCCCTTGTATTTAACTTCAGAAGGAatgcccctcctctctcacctaccACCTCTCAACCTGCAGGTCACTGGAGGCTCCAGTGGAATAGGGAAAAGCATTGCTATGGAGTGCTACAGACAAGGAGCATTCATCACACTAGTGGCAAGAGACGAGGTTagcagaaataaaataaaaaacatcaaTGTCCTTGACTCTTTTGCCCTGTTCTTCACCCAGACAGCACATTTATCAAGCCTTCTGTCCTTTTCTTTAGAGTAAATTGGTACAAGCGAAAAAAATAAGTAGAGAAATGTGCGATTAATGATAAGCAGGTATGTATTACGTAGCTACATGTCTTAGTACAACCTGGAAGAAGAAAGACAAGGCTCTTTTTTTTGGATGCAAGTAAATGATAAAATATTGACCCTAATGATCACATTAGCAACTTCTTACACGAACACTGACTGTTTTGGTATTCGCATTCCTCTTCCACTCGGGTTGTGCTCTGCATATAAGTTGATGTGTCCAAGGACTACGGACAGGTGGAAAGTGTGATTAAGCAGGTAAATCACAAGTGACAGGCAATCTTCCCTCCAAGTTGTTCGCAAGAGCGCAGCCCTCCCGGGACTGCTTTGCAGAGGAAATATCAGCCCCCGCAGAGAGGCACAgtgattgaacttcactcaacttgaccttttagttaacactatcaatgttTCGCTCTACTGTGAGAATTGGGATCGAATCAACGTAATATCAGACACGTTCAATGCAACATACTGAAACAAAGctaactatgcaagagattttctTGTAGGCCGAGCGcattggagtaggattctattgcatttgACAGGCACAACCTATTCTCTACCAATCCGGTACGCCATAACCAGAGATGCAGTatccctatatgcaaatagaccattgccatatgtggatctgtgccattcactttgaacagGACTGTGTTCACAGCATGAGTGTTCGCaagcttgttttgagatcaaagcgagagctgcatgtagccacgtgtgcacatGTATTCATATTATTttctagttagtgagttattagcccagttatagatcatttctAGTCAGCAATGGGGGAGTGGTTGCTTCCTACAGGAACACACAACGTATGCAGGTAAAGTCAGGTAAAGATGTCAGGTAAATAATTATTTTTCTGTCTAAAAGggtagtgttgtattttgagacatatcttgaataagctaagtagccaataggtaGAGGGTAGAATAATTTGTcttattctctgtaataatggtatgggaataataatgcattttattttgtaaagtgggttcttgcatcaaacaccacaacattttcagtcacctcctggTCTGGGGGGCAAGTGGATAAAtgggttaatgtcaagccctgcattaTTTTTTCCAAaggtctcatggaatgtaggcctactttgaacaccacacattggctgctactgtaggctgaatgatagaacagctatttccatgttaaaatgttatgggatgcattttctccattgtttttgatggtagtcCACTCTGGTAgtcctacattatgatcaaatagccacagtagcttacttggccactgttataactgtaacttaaagcaggtacagcctcattGTTCGCAGTAAATGTGTACCAAAAGTTACACAGAATTTTCACAAGGTTCAAGTTTgagctcagcagacctgaaatttgctcagttaCAGAAAACAAATTTGAGGGAACATTGGTGATTTGAACTTTTGTATAATTATTTGCAAATGACAACATCAATGTAACTTGAATCCATTTAGTGTCAAGAGAAGCTTGGTCCGGTGGACATGCTGGTGAACTGTGCTGGAACGTCCTTCTCTGGGAAGtttgaggaggtggaggtggagcgcTTCAGAGTAAGTAGGTAACTAGTAGGTTGGGGAGGCTATTGTAACTAACCAGGGGAATAGACAGACAGGGCTGGTAGGGTGAACACAGAaacccaacacctacagtatGTGCTTCAGAAAATATTGATGTTGTGCCAAAACTAACTCTGAATATGAGAGGAGATTTTAGATTCCCAGATTGAACAGTCAATGGGTTTGATGTGTGTCTGAAGGTGGAATCGAGGGTTCAGCTTTTAGTTTAAAGATGCAGTTAGCAAACCATAAGGCAAGATGAGAATGCAGTCTAGGTCTGCAGCAGATTGGAttgcagtggaagaatgagaGAGCGGTTTAATTCAAGGCCAAAGAGGTGGCAGGTTTCTTCGCTCTCTCACAGTCAAGTGATTGTCCAGATTCAGAGATAATGACCGAAGGGAAATTAtattgtgtgtacgtgtgtgtgttcacaAGTGTGTGCATGAAGGGATTGTTCCAATAGTAAGATAATAACCGAGGGTAAATGTGGCTGTTCACATCctaatgtatactgaacaaaaatataaacgcaacatgtaaagtgttagtcacatgtttcatgagctgaaatataagttatcagaaatgttccatacgcacaacaagcttatttctctcaaaacaTTTTGTGCCcaaattggtttacatccctgttagtgagcatgtctccttgccaagataatccatccacctgacaggtggggcatatcaagaagctgattaaacagcgtgatcattacacaggtgcaccttgtgctggggacaataaacggCCACTCTaaattgtgcagttttgtcacacaacacaatgtctcaagttttcagagagcatgcaattggcatccTGACTGCAGgcatgttcaccagagctgttgccagataatgtaatgttaatttctctaccataagccgcctccaacgtaattttagagaatttggcagtacatccaaccggcctcacaaccacagaccacatgtaaccactccagcccaggacattcacatccggcttcttcatctgcgggatcgtctgagaccagccaccccgacagctgatgaaacagaaGTATTTCTGCCTTTTGCGGCGAATAACTCTTTTTGATTGGCTGAGCCTGGTTTCCccgtgggtgggcctatgccctcccaggcgcACACATGGCTGCACCCTTGCCCAGTCATGTGTAATCCATAGATTAATgactcatttatttatttaaattgactgatttccttatatgaactgtgactcagtaaaattgttgcatgttgcgtttatatttttgttctgtatatttATTTGGCTTCATTACAATTCCTGGAAGGAGCCTGGCTCCTTCTCATCCTGCCATTCCACTGCCTCGTTAAGGGTCTGAATTCATTAGGCCTCCCTCCAGAGAAATGCTATTACTATGGAAACTGCACAGACATATAACACGTAACATATTGCAGGACTATTTTTGCTCCAGTAGTATGGGTATTACTCAGCTTTCAttcataataatagtaatacatcATGAATGACTTTTTGTGCTCCTTCCCTTGTCTATAAAAGAGTCTGATGGAGGTGAACTACCTGGGCAGTGTGTATCCCACACGGGCCGTAATCGCCACTATGAAGGAGCGGAGGATGGGACGCATCATGTTTGTCTCCTCCCAGGCTGGCCAGATCGGCCTGTTTGGCTACACTGCCTACTCCCCGTCCTAGTTTGCCCTTCGTGGTCTGGCTGAGTGCCTGCAGATGGAAGTGGGTAGTATTTAGTTCCTCCTCCTAACCAGGTTGGAGGCCAAAAGGCCTCTTTGTGGCTAATTGAATGTACTCTTTCCTCTACTCCTCCATGCAGATGAAGCCATATAACATTTATGTAACGGTGGCCTACCCCCCTGACACAGACACATGAGGACTAGCAGAGGAGAATAGGACGAAGGTAAGTCTCCTCATGAAAAAGTGGAAAGTTCTCTTTTGTCTTTTACTCTGACGCCTCGCGTTATATTTTCTCTCTTCGTCCATTCCATAGCCTTTAGAGACCAGACTGATCTCCGAGACGTCTGGGGTGACTCAGCCGGAGCAGGTTGCTAAAATCGTGGTCAAGGATGCTGTGGTAAGAGACTGCGTTCTTAACAACTGTCACTATCACATTTACTCTGCCTTAGGCCAACACAAAAAGCGTTATCAGTACATCCCTTCCAGTCAGGACCATAGAGAGAATGGCTCTCTAGAAGTGTGATGAAGCGTTTTTTCGGAAGGCCATGTCTTTGTGACCCCTACAGCAGGGGAACTTCAACAGCTCTGTGGGGCCTGACGGCTACATGCTCTCGGCTCTCACCTGTGGAATGTCACCTGTCATCTCCATCACAGAGGGCCTCCAGCAGGTAACAACAGTACAGGAATGGTACTGTCACGGTCCCATTACAACACACCCAGGATATTACTCTGGGGTCTTTTGGTAAACATGCGTTAACTGAACCTCAACAATCAACTTACCAAAGCAATTTTGTATCTATTACACATCTATTATAACCATAGAGATGTAATTAAGTCATATTTTATATGATTATAACATAATAATAGATTGTCCCAaaactgtctgttcctgtctaacTCTGGTGATCGTGAATAGTGACTAGGGCTCATAATGTTAATGTGACTTCTGTGCAGATCGTGACCATGGGGCTGTTCCGGACCGTCGCTCTGTTCTACCTGGGGAGTTTCGACAGCATTGTGCGTCGCTGTATGATCGAGAGGGAGCAGTCCAAAGCAGCGGACAAGCGGGAGTAACACACCCACCCCAACCTCCTCCCTCATACACCCCCTCCCCCGCCTCTCCATCCTCCCAGAGTCGTAGCCACGAAGAACCCAACCGAgccaccactcctctcccatccccttctcccctAGAGGGCACAACCCTGGGTAGGCTAAATGGCCAGTCATCTCATCCACCAGTGATAATATCTAAGTAAAGAAGATGGCGGATGTCTTTTCCACTTGACCGATGATGTGACACATACCATTCTTAGCAACCATTTTGTCATTATTCCATTGACATTTACTTTTTTTCCATTCCATGCAGAGAGGTAAGTAAGGGATAGCCAGTCTGACAGAGTATGTCAGCATGTTGACCTGCAATTCCTTTACCAAGAGTCTGACAAAATACCAATGCAAACAATATTGTATGTCATGCAGACCATTCTGAGTAAGCTAGCTTAATCACCTTAAACTCTATCTTCACTAAATGCGTTCTGTTCCGCCAGGGCTTCTTTCCTCTATATTCACTCTGTTGTAACCTGTGCCCCTCCTTGTGCTGTCTATGTCGTGTGGTGTTTTGGCCCATGCTGTGGATGCATTAACTTTGAGGTGATTTTAGTcgttttgggctcccgagtggcgcagcagtctatgtcactgcatgtcagtgcaagaggcgacactacagtccctggttcgcatccaggctgaatcacatccggccgtgattgggagtcccatagggcggcacacaattggcccagcgtcgtccaggtttggtcggggtagaccatcattgtaaaaaatgatttgttcttaactcagttgcatagttaaataaaggttaaataaaataaaaacaataatgaGAGAGGGCATAGCAAGAGGGCAATGCAAAAATTTAATTTGCTTCCCGGAAATAAACATCCAAGGCATTTTCAAGTAGAGAGATTGTATGTGGAAGTACAAAGGAATTTGTGTGTGCTGTGCATGTAGGGGCTTTGTGAAGAAGCCGATGGGAGAGATTTTAATGCAGTGTTATTTTACAATGTGTTTGAAGGACTATACACTGACCCAGCCTActccagggagagagaaaagCCATTGGACACTAGTGGTGGCTGGGAAAAATAGAAAAACCTCATCTGTAATGTATTCCTCTTATTTGCCTGTCACTTTCACGCCATCTTATTTGTGTTTTTTACCTGAGGTAGAAGCGGCAGGTTAAAGGTCAGCATGGGACAGTCATACGATGTAGTAGGAGAACAAATCCACTACCAGCTGATGACCACTCTTTGCTGTTTTCCTGAGGGGGTTGAGGGTCTTTGTATGTGTGATCTGTGTACATATTTTACCTCCTTAATAAGATTGATGGGGTGCTGTCAGGACAAGGCGTGGGGTGTGACTCGCAGGTTCGAGCAAAGTCCCCTTGGGCCTAGAGAGGGCGCCAGAGCTGTATTTTATATAGAGGCCAAGAGACGAAGAGGGACTGGCAAGCTCATTGAGGAGCTCTGTGTGCTATTGTATTATCTGATTTGACATTTCATGCACAGTCACTGTGGACGTCATCCAATGCGTTCCTATCTGATTGTTATTTGTCTCGGTAAGTATTCACAGATCCCTCCTGAAGTCCTCTAAAGAGGAAAATGCGAGCTCATGCAAGTCTTCCTTCCATCGATCAACTGTGTGGAGAATGTGCTTCACTTTAACACAAACAATACGCTACAAATCAGAAAATATACATCATCTTTTGAAAAGCCACCAATATTTGAATGCCAAGATGTATTAAGAGACCATTTCTGTAAAGTACGATGCAACTATTTGAGATTTATTTTGTTTGATGTTGCTTCTCTGTTCTATCCTAGAAATAGTTTGTAATGCAGTCAAGCACGACAATTGTGGAGACCCATTCCAAGCCTTAAGAGAGAACTACAGAAGTTGATGCTAAAATAATCAAATTTCATCCACAGAAAAAAAACTTGACTTGAGCCTCTTGTGGTTTACCAGTTAATTTAAAACTGTTTTAccgtgttttttgttgttgtcgccAATTCCAGTTTAGTTTTTGTACAAAAAGGCCTTACTCAAAACCAAAATGACGGAAGTGAGAATGCATGATTCAACTCTGAGGTTCTCATTTGACATTGGTTCAAGGCATACTGTCACTGTCCAGCAAAGTGTCTGTGTCTACCTGTCATGTTATCATCTGTGTGAGTTGTTTTGCTTTTAGCAACACAGTAGTTGATAGACATTTGGTATAATATGTAGTTCATGGACAAAGCTGTTTTGTTTTAACACTTAAGCTATGCAAATTAAACCTACCACCAAGTTTTAAAATGCTCTAGTTTTCCCATTCGTTGGTGTCGTCCAGAGATATTTAAAAGATTATATAGAGTTTATAAGTACAGTACTACTGAAAATTGTCATGATGCATTCTGCTTCTGTTCCCATTATATTGGTTGTGTTTTGTTCTGTTTTGTTTTTGCCAAACGGGTAAGAATTTCACCTTGTGtgccattgaaaataaaaatgtaaggAGTAGAACAATGTTGCTTTGTCTTATTTTCTTAcataataaaacaaaataaataacTTTGGAAAATGTCATTTTTTCTTATCTTTTTCTTTTACAATGTGTCCTGTTTTAGTTCTAGGTGGGGTTTTTCCTCCTTCCAATGCCCATCTAGATCTCTGTTTtaggttaaatattt
The sequence above is a segment of the Oncorhynchus nerka isolate Pitt River linkage group LG20, Oner_Uvic_2.0, whole genome shotgun sequence genome. Coding sequences within it:
- the LOC115101572 gene encoding 3-ketodihydrosphingosine reductase-like translates to MPLLSHLPPLNLQVTGGSSGIGKSIAMECYRQGAFITLVARDECQEKLGPVDMLVNCAGTSFSGKFEEVEVERFRSLMEVNYLGSVYPTRAVIATMKERRMGRIMFVSSQAGQIGLFGYTAYSPS